In Ptychodera flava strain L36383 chromosome 21, AS_Pfla_20210202, whole genome shotgun sequence, a genomic segment contains:
- the LOC139121469 gene encoding fatty acid-binding protein, liver-like — translation MAFAGKWNFDRSENVEEFLIAAGAPPDAAKQAISLTGSVEYSKSGDSYLVKTVSSGGTLERTIQFGQPFEMEIPGYGKKATVVGSNEGGKLVFRGSGADKITETREVQGSTMVVTLTKPGVAVAGKSFFSKA, via the coding sequence ATGGCTTTCGCCGGCAAATGGAACTTCGACAGATCGGAGAATGTGGAGGAATTTTTGATCGCAGCTGGGGCACCTCCCGATGCCGCGAAGCAGGCCATCTCGCTGACGGGCTCTGTGGAGTACTCCAAATCTGGAGACAGTTACTTAGTCAAGACGGTCTCCAGCGGGGGCACTTTGGAACGCACCATCCAGTTTGGCCAGCCGTTCGAGATGGAAATCCCAGGATACGGCAAGAAAGCCACGGTGGTCGGATCGAATGAAGGAGGCAAGCTGGTGTTCAGGGGATCCGGTGCGGATAAAATCACCGAGACTCGTGAAGTCCAGGGCAGCACTATGGTAGTCACCCTCACCAAGCCAGGAGTTGCCGTCGCTGGGAAATCTTTCTTCAGCAAAGCCTAA